The Halobacterium sp. CBA1132 genome has a segment encoding these proteins:
- a CDS encoding carotenoid biosynthesis protein has product MPSNRAFAASVAAVGVLALAHAALTWPPVAVLAFFGGGAAVAFVAEGVVVNIGWLEHHVDPKVVGVPVYVLFGWTGAVYVAFRAALLVADGWSAVALAAALATSYDALVDHRGVADGRWTYTDDLPGPRFREVPWWNFAGWLAISAATAGFATLVL; this is encoded by the coding sequence ATGCCGAGTAATCGCGCGTTCGCCGCGAGCGTCGCCGCCGTCGGTGTCCTCGCACTCGCGCACGCTGCCCTAACGTGGCCTCCGGTGGCCGTCCTCGCGTTCTTCGGCGGCGGCGCCGCTGTCGCGTTCGTCGCGGAAGGAGTGGTCGTCAATATCGGGTGGCTCGAACACCACGTCGACCCGAAGGTCGTTGGCGTCCCCGTCTACGTGCTGTTCGGGTGGACGGGCGCCGTCTACGTTGCGTTCCGCGCGGCGCTACTCGTCGCCGACGGCTGGTCGGCGGTCGCGCTCGCGGCCGCGCTCGCCACCAGCTACGACGCGCTCGTCGACCACCGCGGCGTCGCCGACGGCCGCTGGACGTACACCGACGACCTGCCGGGACCACGCTTTCGCGAGGTGCCGTGGTGGAACTTCGCCGGCTGGCTCGCGATTAGCGCGGCGACCGCCGGCTTCGCCACGCTCGTCCTGTAG
- a CDS encoding DUF1684 domain-containing protein encodes MSADEPDFDEAAWRERVREHRAEKDEFFAEHPQSPIPVGEREDFDGLAYFEPDPDYRVVARFGRAQTPEQVPLETTQGPPAEYERVGVLGFTLDGDHRTLEAFRVEGEDSLFVPFADETNGDETYNRGRYLDVDAADAEQGDDVVVDFNLAYSPFCAYADQFACALPPAENRLDTAVRAGERVEE; translated from the coding sequence ATGAGTGCCGACGAGCCGGATTTCGACGAGGCGGCGTGGCGCGAGCGCGTCCGCGAGCACCGCGCCGAGAAAGACGAGTTCTTCGCGGAACACCCCCAGTCCCCGATTCCGGTGGGCGAACGCGAGGACTTCGACGGGCTGGCGTACTTCGAGCCCGACCCCGACTACCGCGTCGTCGCCCGGTTCGGCCGCGCACAGACTCCCGAGCAGGTCCCCTTGGAGACGACGCAGGGGCCGCCCGCTGAGTACGAGCGTGTCGGCGTCCTCGGATTCACGCTCGACGGCGACCACCGCACCCTCGAAGCGTTCCGCGTGGAGGGCGAGGACTCGCTGTTCGTGCCGTTCGCCGACGAGACGAACGGCGACGAGACCTACAACCGCGGCCGCTACCTCGACGTCGACGCCGCCGACGCCGAACAGGGCGACGACGTGGTCGTGGACTTCAATCTCGCGTACAGTCCCTTCTGCGCGTACGCCGACCAGTTCGCGTGCGCGCTCCCGCCGGCCGAGAACCGCCTCGACACCGCGGTTCGAGCGGGCGAACGAGTCGAGGAGTAG
- a CDS encoding ABC transporter ATP-binding protein yields the protein MPPAIRTDDLVKEYGDVRALDGLSLSVPEGSFFGLLGPNGAGKTTFINTLVGLVRKTSGTAEVFGYDVEDDYQEARDAIGLAPQEYNVDRFFPIREVLMHKAGYHGVSDEEAAERAADALETVGLGGKAETRFDWLSGGMKRRFMLARAMVTDPDLLILDEPTAGVDVELRHDLWEVIRGLNDDGTTILLTTHYIEEAERLCDQVAIIDSGRKVTVATPDDLTERGTDEVTLTLDAAPTSTPTIDDDRVDNVTVDGSTVSLRASSGSEVVPVAVRQLEAAGHRVLDVDVARTSLEDVFVDITRTGGDATDGSSGSHDEEKQEVAP from the coding sequence ATGCCGCCAGCGATACGCACCGACGACCTCGTCAAGGAGTACGGGGACGTCCGCGCGCTCGACGGCCTCTCGCTGTCCGTCCCCGAGGGCTCCTTCTTCGGGCTGCTCGGGCCGAACGGCGCGGGGAAGACGACGTTCATCAACACGCTCGTCGGGCTCGTCCGCAAGACCAGTGGCACCGCCGAAGTGTTCGGGTACGACGTCGAAGACGACTACCAAGAGGCCCGCGACGCCATCGGCCTCGCGCCCCAGGAGTACAACGTCGACCGCTTCTTCCCGATTCGCGAGGTGCTGATGCACAAGGCCGGCTACCACGGCGTCTCCGACGAGGAGGCCGCCGAGCGCGCGGCCGACGCCCTCGAAACCGTCGGCCTCGGCGGGAAGGCCGAGACGCGCTTCGACTGGCTCTCCGGCGGGATGAAGCGCCGGTTCATGCTCGCGCGAGCGATGGTCACCGACCCCGACCTCCTCATCCTCGACGAACCCACGGCGGGCGTCGACGTGGAACTCCGCCACGACCTCTGGGAGGTCATCCGCGGGCTCAACGACGACGGCACCACCATCCTCCTCACGACGCACTACATCGAGGAGGCCGAACGCCTCTGCGACCAAGTCGCCATCATCGACTCCGGGCGGAAAGTGACTGTGGCGACCCCGGACGACCTCACCGAGCGCGGCACCGACGAGGTGACGCTCACGCTCGACGCCGCGCCCACTTCGACGCCGACTATCGACGACGACCGCGTCGACAACGTCACCGTCGACGGCTCCACCGTGTCGCTGCGCGCGAGCAGCGGCAGTGAAGTCGTCCCGGTCGCCGTCCGTCAACTGGAGGCCGCGGGCCACCGCGTCCTCGATGTCGACGTCGCGCGCACCAGCCTCGAAGACGTCTTCGTGGACATCACGCGCACGGGCGGCGACGCCACCGACGGCAGCAGCGGCAGTCACGACGAGGAGAAACAGGAGGTGGCGCCGTGA
- a CDS encoding response regulator yields MSRGRDEATVLAVDDLQEYLGLYEDRLGDRYDVRTAHGGEAALDALSADVDVVLLDREMPDMSGDDVLAAIRDAGYDCRVAMVTANEPDENVVGRGYDAYVRKPVSGDDLVAVVERLLSLSAYVAAVEALHEASERHATGDADAERVRELRDRADDIADGFDPRDYRVVFRDLE; encoded by the coding sequence ATGAGTAGGGGGCGTGACGAAGCGACCGTGCTCGCCGTCGACGACTTACAGGAGTACCTCGGCCTCTACGAGGACCGACTCGGCGACAGATACGACGTCCGGACCGCCCACGGCGGCGAAGCGGCGCTGGACGCGCTCTCGGCCGACGTCGACGTCGTACTCCTCGACAGGGAGATGCCGGACATGTCCGGCGATGACGTGCTGGCGGCGATTCGGGACGCCGGCTACGACTGCCGGGTGGCGATGGTGACGGCGAACGAACCCGACGAGAACGTCGTCGGGCGCGGCTACGACGCGTACGTCAGGAAGCCGGTGTCGGGGGACGACCTCGTCGCTGTCGTCGAGCGCTTGCTCTCGCTGTCGGCGTACGTCGCGGCCGTCGAAGCGCTCCACGAGGCCAGCGAGCGGCATGCGACGGGCGACGCAGACGCCGAGCGCGTCCGCGAACTCCGCGACCGGGCCGACGACATCGCGGACGGCTTCGACCCGCGGGACTACCGCGTGGTGTTCCGCGACTTGGAGTGA
- a CDS encoding HalX domain-containing protein — protein sequence MTEQGARVLVVDDDEALTDVYSEWLSERYAVETATTGEAALDELSSGVDVVLLDRRMPGLSGEDVLDRIRRAEYDCRVAMVTGVRPDTDVVELGFDKYLLKPVDQDDLNDVVDTLLDRSTYDDRLQELYALASKRALLESEAEDGDLELDDSYQEVVAQIRELRNRIDDTVESFGFDDFRVAFRDVPDRNAGSD from the coding sequence ATGACGGAACAAGGGGCTCGCGTACTCGTAGTCGACGACGACGAAGCGCTCACTGACGTGTACTCCGAGTGGCTCTCCGAGCGATACGCCGTCGAGACTGCGACCACCGGCGAAGCCGCCCTCGACGAACTCAGCAGCGGCGTCGACGTCGTACTACTGGACCGACGGATGCCGGGGCTGTCCGGCGAGGATGTCCTCGACCGCATCCGCCGCGCGGAGTACGACTGCCGCGTCGCGATGGTCACGGGCGTCCGGCCGGACACGGACGTCGTCGAACTCGGCTTCGACAAGTACCTCCTCAAGCCCGTCGACCAGGACGACCTCAACGACGTGGTCGACACTCTCCTCGACCGTTCGACCTACGACGACCGCCTGCAGGAACTGTACGCCTTGGCGTCGAAGCGCGCACTGCTCGAATCCGAAGCGGAGGACGGCGACCTCGAACTCGACGACTCCTACCAGGAGGTCGTCGCCCAAATCCGAGAACTCCGCAACCGAATCGACGACACCGTCGAGAGTTTCGGCTTCGACGACTTCCGCGTCGCGTTCCGCGATGTCCCCGACCGGAACGCGGGCAGCGACTGA
- a CDS encoding PAS domain S-box protein: MSADRPLVGAVTRAVQRADTVPALRADVCDAVVDAGYDFACVCTTDGESVTASQPSVEPPEPEAVTPTFRSAASGPTPTGSDNAHGAPQRLDDDVAAPAVDERAVTWVPYDDAHAAAVPVADDDDHYGTLSFGPDERADTDAEREQLAVVGSVVAQAITRLDAVRQRDQLRDSLRTERRQFEKLHSIAAAMVGCDDATSIYHLAIDAAENILEFDICGIDVVEDGYLVPKATSTGLESGDSQRLPADAGIAGRTYQENSTMVVDDVTAHEDAEPANPEYVSVLSVPIDDVGVFQAGSRERGAFSRADAELVELLMAHVSATLRRLRSADALRESERKYRTLVEQSHDAVVTYADGELSFANERASALFGRSHEELLAVDADELFHPEDRVKLERVVAELTASPGRHQTFESRIQQPDGDVRFCEFSATSIDYEDDVAVLASIRDITERKARERDLERQNERLDEFASVVSHDLRSPINVARGSLDLATDTGDDAHLDRAADALDRMEALVEDVLELARHGRLVDETEPVELADVATDAWGCVDTADATMTVDTDLVVAADPSRLQELFENLFRNAVEHGSTGPDSHAHRDAVEHGSTDEANSTENAVEVTVTSCEDGFAVVDDGPGLPDGSHDDVFERGFTSTDDGTGFGLAIVESIADAHGWTIDAVPPGDDAERGARFEVTDCDSE, translated from the coding sequence ATGAGCGCAGACCGGCCACTCGTCGGCGCGGTGACGCGAGCGGTCCAGCGAGCCGACACCGTGCCCGCGCTCCGAGCCGACGTCTGCGACGCCGTCGTCGACGCCGGCTACGACTTCGCCTGCGTCTGTACCACCGACGGCGAGAGCGTGACGGCGAGCCAGCCGTCCGTCGAACCGCCGGAACCGGAGGCAGTCACGCCGACGTTCCGGAGCGCTGCAAGCGGCCCGACGCCCACAGGGTCCGACAACGCCCACGGCGCGCCCCAGCGACTCGACGACGACGTAGCAGCACCGGCCGTCGACGAGCGCGCGGTGACGTGGGTCCCCTACGACGACGCCCACGCCGCCGCAGTCCCCGTCGCGGACGACGACGACCACTACGGGACGCTATCGTTCGGACCCGACGAGCGCGCCGACACCGACGCCGAGCGCGAACAGCTCGCCGTCGTCGGAAGCGTCGTCGCCCAAGCAATCACACGCCTCGACGCCGTCCGCCAGCGCGACCAACTGCGCGACTCCCTGCGGACCGAACGACGGCAGTTCGAGAAACTCCACAGCATCGCCGCGGCGATGGTGGGCTGCGACGACGCCACCAGCATCTACCACCTCGCCATCGACGCCGCCGAGAACATCCTCGAGTTCGACATCTGCGGCATCGACGTCGTCGAAGACGGCTACCTCGTGCCGAAAGCCACCTCGACGGGGCTGGAGTCCGGGGACTCCCAGCGCCTCCCCGCCGACGCCGGCATCGCCGGGCGGACCTACCAGGAGAACTCCACGATGGTCGTCGACGATGTCACCGCCCACGAGGACGCCGAACCCGCGAACCCAGAGTACGTCTCCGTGCTGAGCGTCCCCATCGACGACGTCGGCGTGTTCCAAGCGGGCTCCCGGGAGCGCGGCGCGTTCTCGCGGGCGGACGCCGAACTCGTCGAACTCCTGATGGCGCACGTCTCCGCGACGCTGCGGCGCCTCCGCTCGGCGGACGCGCTCCGGGAGAGCGAGCGGAAGTACCGGACGCTCGTCGAGCAGAGTCACGACGCCGTCGTCACGTACGCGGACGGCGAACTGTCGTTCGCCAACGAGCGCGCGTCGGCGCTGTTCGGACGCTCCCACGAAGAGTTGCTCGCGGTCGACGCCGACGAACTGTTCCACCCCGAGGACCGTGTGAAACTCGAACGCGTCGTCGCCGAACTGACGGCGTCGCCGGGCCGCCACCAGACCTTCGAGAGCCGCATCCAGCAGCCCGACGGCGACGTGCGCTTCTGCGAGTTCAGCGCGACGAGCATCGACTACGAGGACGACGTCGCGGTGCTTGCGTCCATCCGGGACATCACCGAGCGGAAGGCCCGCGAGCGCGACCTCGAACGGCAGAACGAGCGCTTAGATGAGTTCGCGAGCGTCGTCAGCCACGACCTCCGCAGCCCGATAAACGTCGCGCGCGGGAGTCTGGACCTCGCGACCGACACCGGCGACGACGCCCACCTCGACCGCGCCGCCGACGCCCTCGACCGCATGGAAGCGCTCGTCGAGGACGTGCTGGAACTCGCCCGGCACGGCCGACTCGTCGACGAAACCGAGCCCGTCGAGTTGGCGGACGTCGCGACCGACGCCTGGGGGTGCGTCGACACGGCGGACGCGACGATGACCGTCGACACCGACCTCGTCGTGGCGGCGGACCCGTCGCGGCTCCAAGAGCTCTTCGAGAACCTGTTCCGGAACGCTGTGGAGCATGGCTCCACAGGCCCCGATTCACACGCTCATCGGGATGCCGTCGAGCATGGCTCGACAGACGAAGCGAATAGCACAGAGAATGCCGTCGAAGTCACGGTGACGTCGTGCGAGGACGGCTTCGCGGTCGTGGACGACGGCCCCGGACTTCCGGACGGCAGCCACGACGACGTGTTCGAGCGCGGGTTCACGTCCACCGACGACGGGACGGGATTCGGCCTCGCAATCGTCGAGAGCATCGCGGACGCCCACGGATGGACTATCGACGCCGTCCCGCCGGGTGACGACGCCGAGCGCGGCGCCCGGTTCGAGGTCACCGATTGCGATAGTGAGTAG
- a CDS encoding transcription initiation factor IIB family protein: MSDTTIRTYSSDRQQNETESESEVESADETLSCPECGGRVVNDEEHGETVCVECGLVVEDESIDRGPEWRAFNSTEKDQKSRVGAPTTNMMHDKGLSTNIGWQDKDAYGNSLSSNQRQKMQRLRKWNERFRTRNSKERNLKQALGEIERMASALGLPKEVRETASVIYRRALSEDLLPGRSIEGVATSSLYAAARQMQTPRSIDEVANVSRIDAMEFKRTYRYIVRELGLEVAPADPASYVPRFASELDLPDEVERRARELLDNAKEDGVTSGKSPVGLAAAAIYASSLLTNHKVTQSEVSDVTDVSEVTIRNRYQELLEATEVAA; this comes from the coding sequence ATGAGTGACACCACAATCCGAACGTACTCCAGTGACCGACAGCAGAACGAGACCGAATCCGAGTCCGAGGTAGAGTCCGCAGACGAGACGCTGAGCTGCCCCGAGTGTGGCGGCCGCGTTGTCAACGACGAGGAACACGGCGAAACCGTCTGTGTCGAGTGTGGCCTCGTCGTCGAGGACGAGAGTATCGACCGCGGCCCCGAGTGGCGCGCGTTCAACTCCACCGAGAAAGACCAGAAGAGCCGCGTCGGCGCGCCGACGACGAACATGATGCACGACAAGGGGCTGTCGACGAACATCGGCTGGCAGGACAAAGACGCCTACGGCAACTCCCTGTCCAGCAATCAGCGTCAGAAGATGCAGCGCCTCCGCAAGTGGAACGAGCGCTTCCGCACGCGCAACAGCAAGGAGCGAAACCTGAAGCAGGCGCTCGGTGAAATCGAGCGGATGGCCTCCGCGCTCGGCCTCCCGAAGGAGGTCCGCGAGACGGCCTCCGTCATCTACCGCCGCGCCCTCAGCGAGGATTTGCTCCCGGGCCGCTCCATTGAGGGCGTCGCCACGAGCTCCCTGTACGCCGCCGCCCGCCAGATGCAGACGCCGCGGTCCATCGACGAGGTGGCGAACGTCAGCCGCATCGACGCGATGGAGTTCAAGCGCACGTACCGCTACATCGTCCGCGAACTCGGCCTCGAAGTCGCGCCCGCCGACCCCGCGAGCTACGTCCCCCGGTTCGCGTCCGAACTCGACCTCCCGGACGAGGTCGAGCGCCGCGCTCGCGAACTCCTCGACAACGCCAAGGAGGACGGCGTCACGAGCGGGAAGTCCCCCGTCGGCCTCGCCGCTGCGGCCATCTACGCGTCCAGCCTGCTCACCAACCACAAGGTGACCCAGAGCGAGGTCAGCGACGTCACGGACGTCAGCGAAGTCACCATCCGGAACCGCTACCAGGAGCTGCTCGAAGCCACGGAAGTCGCCGCGTAA
- a CDS encoding ABC transporter permease, translating into MSVSTGLKALTRREILRFVRRPYNTFLPPLITNVLYFSVFGVILGARISDIGGVPYIQFILPGLAVLGAVSNAFENASFSIFHGRWNEYIHETLTSPMAYWEMVVAYVVSSALRGVLIGALIGVIGALFTPVRTLAHPFYAVAFLGVITTLFAAFGVIGGLVAEDFDHLTVLNQFILRPLVFFGGVFYSLDALSGLARTASYLNPMVYMVNGVRYGIIGVSDIEPDTALVVLSALTVVVLAVDVWLFRRGYGLTD; encoded by the coding sequence GTGAGCGTCTCGACCGGACTGAAGGCGCTGACGCGCCGCGAGATTCTGCGGTTCGTCCGCCGGCCGTACAACACGTTCCTGCCGCCGCTCATCACGAACGTCCTCTACTTCAGCGTGTTCGGCGTCATCCTCGGCGCACGCATCAGCGACATCGGCGGCGTCCCCTACATCCAGTTCATCCTCCCAGGACTGGCGGTGCTGGGCGCCGTCTCGAACGCCTTCGAGAACGCCTCCTTCTCCATCTTCCACGGGCGCTGGAACGAGTACATCCACGAGACGCTCACCAGCCCGATGGCGTACTGGGAGATGGTCGTCGCGTACGTCGTCTCCTCGGCGCTCCGCGGCGTCCTCATCGGCGCGCTCATCGGCGTCATCGGCGCGCTGTTCACGCCCGTGCGAACGCTCGCCCACCCGTTCTACGCGGTGGCGTTCCTCGGGGTCATCACCACGCTGTTCGCGGCGTTCGGCGTCATCGGCGGACTGGTCGCGGAGGACTTCGACCACCTCACGGTCCTGAACCAGTTCATCCTCCGGCCGCTCGTGTTCTTCGGCGGCGTCTTCTACAGCCTCGACGCGCTCTCCGGGCTCGCGCGCACCGCGAGCTATCTGAACCCGATGGTGTACATGGTCAACGGCGTCCGCTACGGCATCATCGGCGTCTCCGACATCGAGCCCGACACCGCGCTCGTCGTGCTGTCCGCGCTGACGGTCGTCGTGCTCGCCGTCGACGTCTGGCTGTTCCGCCGCGGCTACGGCCTCACCGACTAG
- the rtcA gene encoding RNA 3'-terminal phosphate cyclase — protein MNILDGGEGGGQLVRTALALSAVTGEPFRMRHVRRARANPGLQAQHCAAIEAVAAVCNAETGGVEVGSESFTFEPGEDLDEDLDEAEQDVRGGSVSVEVGTAGSVPLVFDALLPVAVALDESFTARLEGGTDAKWAPPFDYFRHVKLPVLQAHGLEADVDLERRGFYPRGGGKATLTIEPSTLDALDVTERGERESLTAYSVAEESESDDDVAERQAEPAPDAADVETEYVEADCSGSAFVLAAEYENSSAGFAELGEMGKEPEAVGEDAVERFEEFEDGDAAVDEYFADQLLPFVALAGGEVRAPELTSHVETCIDLLGEFGYDVDVEDDGDTVLLSA, from the coding sequence ATGAACATTCTCGACGGGGGCGAGGGCGGCGGCCAGTTGGTCCGCACGGCTCTCGCGCTGTCCGCGGTCACAGGCGAACCGTTCCGGATGCGACACGTCCGGCGCGCTCGCGCGAACCCGGGATTGCAGGCCCAGCACTGCGCGGCAATCGAGGCAGTCGCGGCGGTCTGCAACGCCGAGACGGGGGGCGTCGAAGTTGGCTCGGAGTCGTTCACGTTCGAGCCGGGCGAGGACCTCGACGAGGACCTCGACGAGGCCGAGCAGGACGTCCGCGGCGGCAGCGTCTCCGTGGAAGTCGGCACCGCGGGCAGCGTCCCGCTGGTGTTCGACGCGCTGCTCCCGGTCGCCGTCGCGCTGGACGAATCGTTCACCGCGCGACTTGAGGGCGGTACGGACGCGAAGTGGGCGCCGCCGTTCGACTACTTCCGCCACGTCAAGCTCCCCGTTCTGCAGGCGCACGGCCTCGAAGCCGACGTCGACCTCGAACGACGCGGGTTCTACCCGCGCGGCGGCGGGAAGGCGACACTCACTATCGAGCCGTCGACGCTCGACGCGCTCGACGTTACGGAACGCGGCGAGCGCGAGTCCTTGACGGCGTACTCCGTCGCCGAGGAGTCCGAGAGCGACGACGACGTGGCCGAGCGGCAGGCCGAGCCAGCGCCCGACGCGGCGGACGTCGAGACCGAGTACGTCGAAGCTGACTGCTCGGGGTCGGCGTTCGTGCTCGCGGCCGAGTACGAGAACTCCAGCGCGGGCTTCGCCGAACTCGGCGAGATGGGCAAGGAGCCGGAAGCTGTCGGCGAGGACGCCGTCGAGCGCTTCGAGGAGTTCGAGGACGGCGACGCCGCCGTCGACGAGTACTTCGCCGACCAACTGCTCCCGTTCGTGGCGCTGGCGGGCGGCGAGGTTCGCGCGCCCGAACTCACCTCGCACGTCGAGACCTGCATCGACCTCCTCGGGGAGTTCGGCTACGACGTCGACGTCGAGGACGACGGCGACACGGTCCTGCTGTCGGCGTAA
- a CDS encoding cyclase family protein — MWDLTHELGSGLPYPGDPPASVTSHATVDADGYRVADIACSTHSGTHVDAPAHLLADGRTLGAYDVETFAFDARVADCSAFGPREPIPADCVPDTDADLVVFRTDHSQHWGNQRYFDHPYLTAGAASRCADLGCHVAVDAPSVDPSPSERATSEEPSGYPAHHALLGDDRLILENVTNLDALPRRCTIRAYPLPVDADGAPVRAVADD; from the coding sequence ATGTGGGACCTCACGCACGAACTCGGCTCCGGGCTGCCGTACCCCGGCGACCCGCCCGCGTCAGTCACGTCGCACGCCACCGTCGACGCGGACGGCTACCGGGTCGCCGACATCGCGTGCTCGACGCACTCCGGGACGCACGTCGACGCGCCCGCGCACCTGCTCGCCGACGGCCGGACGCTCGGCGCGTACGACGTCGAGACGTTCGCCTTCGACGCCCGCGTCGCCGATTGCTCGGCGTTCGGCCCGCGAGAGCCGATTCCCGCCGACTGCGTTCCCGACACGGACGCCGACCTCGTCGTCTTCCGCACGGACCACAGCCAGCACTGGGGCAACCAGCGGTACTTCGACCACCCCTACCTGACGGCGGGCGCCGCGTCGCGCTGCGCGGACCTCGGCTGTCACGTCGCTGTGGACGCGCCGAGCGTCGACCCGTCGCCGTCCGAACGCGCGACCAGCGAGGAGCCGAGCGGCTATCCGGCCCACCACGCGCTGCTGGGCGACGACCGACTGATTCTGGAGAACGTGACGAACCTCGACGCGCTCCCGCGACGGTGCACGATTCGCGCGTACCCGCTCCCCGTGGACGCCGACGGCGCGCCCGTGCGAGCGGTCGCGGACGACTAA